One genomic region from Candidatus Cybelea sp. encodes:
- a CDS encoding FAD-binding oxidoreductase yields MRTATAPVAPETIDALGTIVAQADRGGGKISIAGGNTLSGMGLPLEAPALALSTLRLTGVVANESADLTIAVRAGMTLQGVNVLLAGQGQFIPFDAPAPQYATVGGTLAAGWLGPRRHRYGRLRDYLIGSAIVLADGSVARAGGMVVKNVAGYDMSRLYVGSFGTLGILVQANFKTIPAPGHARIFLAPLPERTRERAFAALAALPVAPSAAFWVDGFHNSIDGDDGNEGRVAVLLDGSEALLERATRDLRSALGRAGVPETRVFDTGARESFQRIVDAYVANLGERSVTYRIASFPTESAERALNIQQLARRYDLRTETIVDALNGDVVLRASGLDSRTLGGKIESFDDAIHELEPGAQVIACEHPHRVHLNAWGEAPAAVERMRALKARFDPNRTLNPGRFVGGI; encoded by the coding sequence GTGAGAACGGCCACGGCCCCGGTCGCACCCGAAACGATCGACGCGCTCGGAACGATCGTCGCGCAGGCCGACCGCGGCGGCGGAAAGATCTCGATCGCCGGCGGGAACACGCTGTCGGGAATGGGGCTTCCGCTCGAGGCGCCCGCGCTCGCGCTCTCGACGCTGCGTCTCACCGGCGTCGTCGCCAACGAAAGCGCCGACCTCACGATCGCGGTGCGCGCCGGCATGACGCTGCAGGGCGTCAACGTGCTGCTCGCGGGCCAGGGACAGTTTATTCCGTTCGACGCGCCTGCTCCTCAGTACGCGACGGTCGGCGGCACGCTCGCGGCGGGATGGCTAGGCCCGCGCCGCCATCGCTACGGCCGCCTGCGCGATTATTTGATCGGCTCGGCGATCGTCCTCGCCGACGGCAGCGTTGCGCGTGCCGGCGGCATGGTCGTCAAGAACGTCGCCGGCTACGATATGAGCCGTCTCTACGTCGGCTCGTTCGGAACGCTCGGCATTCTCGTGCAGGCAAACTTTAAGACGATCCCGGCGCCCGGCCACGCGCGGATCTTTCTCGCGCCGCTTCCCGAGCGAACCCGCGAGCGCGCGTTTGCCGCACTGGCAGCGCTGCCCGTTGCGCCGTCGGCCGCTTTTTGGGTCGACGGTTTTCACAACTCGATCGACGGCGACGACGGCAACGAAGGGCGCGTCGCCGTGCTGCTCGATGGGAGCGAGGCGCTTCTGGAGCGCGCCACGCGCGACCTTCGCTCGGCGCTGGGGCGGGCCGGCGTGCCGGAGACGCGCGTGTTCGATACGGGTGCCCGCGAGTCGTTTCAGCGCATCGTCGACGCCTACGTCGCCAACCTCGGCGAACGATCCGTGACCTATCGCATCGCTTCGTTCCCGACAGAATCGGCGGAGCGCGCGCTGAATATCCAGCAACTCGCCCGCCGGTACGACCTGCGAACCGAAACGATCGTCGACGCGCTCAACGGCGACGTAGTCCTGCGTGCGAGCGGCCTCGATTCGCGCACGCTCGGCGGAAAGATCGAGAGCTTCGATGACGCAATCCACGAGCTCGAACCTGGGGCACAAGTGATCGCCTGCGAGCATCCGCATCGCGTTCATCTCAACGCGTGGGGCGAAGCGCCGGCGGCCGTCGAGCGGATGAGAGCGCTCAAAGCGCGTTTCGACCCGAATCGCACGCTCAATCCCGGTCGATTCGTGGGCGGTATCTAG
- the trxB gene encoding thioredoxin-disulfide reductase, which yields MERVIVIGSGPAGLTAAVYAARANLRPLVLAGGLYGGQLMLTTDVENYPGFPEGIMGPDLMIRFREQAERFGARIENVDVTSVEFAKRPLIVRTLDAQYEAETVIVATGASARWLDIPGEDRLRGRGVSTCATCDGAFFRDKQIAVVGGGDSALEEALFLTRFGRRVTLIHRRDRLRGSKIMATRASAHEKIDFIWNTVVEEVLGDTHLAGLRLRNVVDGSTSEFKTDALFIAIGHIPNTGIFAGQIDLDELGYIASPDGTTTNAEGVFVAGDVNDHRYRQAITAAGMGCRAAMDAEKYLEALEFKMDSLAAR from the coding sequence ATGGAACGCGTGATCGTCATTGGTTCGGGGCCGGCCGGCTTAACCGCCGCCGTCTACGCAGCCCGAGCCAACCTTCGTCCGCTCGTGTTAGCCGGCGGACTCTACGGCGGCCAGCTGATGCTGACGACCGACGTCGAGAACTACCCCGGTTTTCCCGAAGGGATCATGGGGCCCGATTTGATGATCCGCTTTCGCGAACAGGCCGAGCGTTTCGGCGCGCGGATCGAAAACGTCGACGTGACCTCCGTCGAGTTTGCAAAGCGCCCGCTGATCGTTCGCACGCTCGACGCGCAGTACGAAGCCGAGACCGTGATCGTCGCGACCGGCGCGAGCGCGCGCTGGCTCGACATACCGGGCGAGGATCGCCTGCGCGGCCGCGGCGTCTCGACCTGCGCCACTTGCGACGGCGCGTTTTTCCGCGACAAGCAGATCGCCGTCGTCGGCGGGGGCGACTCCGCGCTCGAAGAGGCGCTCTTTCTCACGCGCTTCGGCCGCCGCGTTACGCTGATCCATCGCCGCGACCGCCTGCGCGGCAGCAAAATCATGGCCACCCGCGCGAGCGCTCACGAGAAGATCGATTTCATCTGGAACACGGTCGTCGAGGAAGTTTTGGGCGATACGCACCTCGCTGGGCTGCGTCTGCGCAACGTCGTCGACGGCAGCACGTCGGAGTTTAAAACCGACGCGCTCTTCATCGCGATCGGTCATATTCCCAACACGGGCATCTTCGCCGGTCAGATCGATCTCGACGAACTCGGCTACATCGCGTCGCCCGACGGCACGACGACGAATGCCGAGGGCGTCTTCGTCGCCGGCGACGTTAACGACCATCGCTACCGGCAAGCGATTACTGCCGCGGGGATGGGTTGCCGTGCCGCGATGGACGCGGAAAAATATCTCGAGGCGCTCGAGTTCAAGATGGATTCGCTCGCTGCGCGCTGA